The proteins below come from a single Thermogemmatispora onikobensis genomic window:
- a CDS encoding DUF711 family protein encodes MVPIRTITLGVAEPHPLTPAIVRRLAQQLRAIAARLHEAGYEVQTQRLATRPLLSDLAAWPAKDVERYGRELQEMLTESEIVFCSLGPALAVEPGFPLERLALLVDLLSAGPAFSASVLLASSEQGLRHDAAPAVARLILRLARETPEGDGNFRFAALACVEPGCPFFPAAYHRGPASLGLGLQGAPLLGQALGAAAAEAHHPLAPETISAIVRRTLEEQLGPLAGLARVLSDEHQLHYNGLDLSPAPLGEESIVPALEACGYGLIGDPGTLTVAAAITRGLQSTALPTCGYCGLMLPVLEDALLGRRWEEGRLHIHQLLLYSAVCGTGLDTIPLPGDSSEQTIAGLLLDVATLATRLRKPLAARLFPVPGKRPGERTTFTSPYLTNTRIR; translated from the coding sequence ATGGTCCCCATTCGCACCATCACCCTGGGCGTAGCCGAGCCACATCCGCTGACGCCTGCCATTGTGCGGCGTCTGGCCCAGCAGCTGCGAGCCATCGCGGCTCGTCTGCACGAGGCGGGCTATGAGGTGCAGACGCAGCGCCTCGCCACCCGTCCGCTGCTCAGCGACCTGGCCGCCTGGCCGGCCAAAGACGTCGAGCGTTACGGGCGTGAGCTACAAGAGATGCTCACAGAGTCAGAAATCGTCTTTTGCTCGCTCGGTCCCGCTCTTGCCGTCGAGCCGGGCTTTCCGCTTGAGCGCCTGGCCCTGCTTGTCGACCTCCTCAGCGCTGGCCCGGCCTTCAGCGCCAGCGTCCTGCTGGCCAGTAGCGAGCAAGGTCTGCGTCACGACGCAGCTCCAGCCGTAGCCCGCCTCATACTCCGTCTAGCCCGGGAGACTCCCGAAGGCGATGGCAACTTCCGCTTCGCCGCGCTGGCCTGTGTCGAACCGGGTTGTCCCTTCTTCCCCGCCGCCTACCATCGCGGTCCAGCCAGCCTCGGCCTGGGTCTTCAGGGCGCACCTCTCCTTGGCCAGGCCCTTGGCGCCGCGGCAGCAGAAGCGCACCACCCCCTGGCCCCGGAAACGATCAGTGCCATTGTTCGTCGCACACTTGAAGAGCAACTGGGACCGCTGGCCGGCCTGGCGCGCGTGCTCAGCGACGAGCACCAGCTCCACTACAATGGCCTTGACCTCTCGCCTGCCCCTCTTGGCGAAGAGAGCATTGTACCCGCGCTCGAAGCCTGTGGCTACGGCCTCATCGGTGATCCGGGTACTCTGACCGTCGCCGCCGCGATTACCCGTGGTCTCCAAAGCACTGCCTTGCCCACCTGTGGCTACTGTGGCCTCATGCTGCCTGTACTGGAGGACGCCCTTTTAGGGCGACGCTGGGAGGAGGGGCGCCTGCACATTCATCAATTGCTACTCTACTCCGCTGTCTGCGGCACAGGACTGGACACCATTCCTCTGCCGGGCGACAGCTCAGAGCAGACCATTGCCGGCCTCCTCCTCGACGTCGCTACCCTGGCCACACGCCTGCGCAAGCCACTGGCGGCGCGGCTCTTCCCTGTACCTGGCAAACGGCCAGGAGAACGCACGACCTTCACCTCGCCCTATCTCACCAACACACGTATCCGCTGA